A stretch of DNA from Chloroflexota bacterium:
TGCCTTCCCCGGATCACCCTTGGAGGCATATGAGCTTGAGGTCTCTCAAACGCAAGGCTGCCTGGAACTATAGTTAGCAGGAACCAATATGGGACATTTCTAATGAGTCAAGAAAGAGGTCATTTCTAAAGAGTCTTGACAATACGAGAAGAGCAGAGCTTCACACAGGCGGTAGAAACGTGCGGAAATAAGTACCTGGGATACATCCATGCTTGCGAGAATAACCGTGGAATCCCCGGTACCGGACTCGTGCCGTGGGAGGAGTTCTTCGCAGCACTCAGGAAGATTGAGTACAAGGGCCCAATTGTCATTGAATCGTTCGACCCTGGTTTTGTGGAGTTGAACAGACTGTGCGCAATGTGGAGGAAGTTCGCTGAGACCGGAGAGGAGTTGGCACTCAAGGGACTGCAGAACTTGAAGGACATTGAGAAGAGACATACCTGATCAGCAGAAAGCCTGGAGTACCATTGAAGCCTGTATCACTGCAGAAAGGAGGGTATTGTGAGTTTGTTCAATCTCTTTGATGTGACAGGGCGCAAGGCGCTGGTGACCGGCGCTGGACGTGGTATTGGCCGAGTACTGGCATTGACTCTGGCTGAGGCTGGCTGTGATGTAGCTATCCTGGTGAGAAACATGAAGGAGGCTGAGTCCGTAGTCAAGGAAATTCAGCGGCTAGGCCGCAAAGGCATAGCAGTCCAGGCAGACGTGAGAAGGAAAGAACAGGTTGACAGAGCATTCGCTGAGACTGCGGAACAACTGGGTCGTCTGGACATCTGTGTGAACAACGCAGGAATCAGCATTCAGAAGCCAGCCGAGGAGATGCCAGAAGAGGACTGGAACAACATTCTGGACACCAACATGAAGGGCGTCTTTCTCTGTTGTCAAGCGGCGGCACGCATAATGATTCCCCGGCGGCAAGGGAGCATCATCAATATCGCTTCACTGTCAGGCAGTGCCGTGAATGTGCCCCAGAGACAAGCAGTCTACAACACCTCCAAGGCAGGTGTTGTCATGTTAACCAAGTCTCTGGCTGTAGAATGGGCACAGTATGGTATCCGAGTGAATTCGATCAGCCCGGGCTACATCAAGACAGAGATGACACTGTCAGCAATGAAACACCTGTTTCCAACATGGGAATCCCTGACTCCCATGGGGCGCCTGGGCGAGCCTGAAGAGCTACGGGGTGCGGTGTTGTATCTGGCATCAGACGCCTCGAGCTACATGACAGGGCATGACCTAGTGATAGACGGAGGGTATACGGCAAGGTAGCAGCCCGCCAATATGGAAGGGTTTAGGTAGTGGCAGCGAATCGAGCGGGGGAAGGCACCCTCTATGCCTTGGGGCTTGACTTCAGCACCCAGTCGGTCAAGGCCCTGGTCCTGGACGTCCGTGGCGCCAGGGTCGTGCATACGGACTCCTTCGACTACGACACCGCATTCCCGGACTACGGCACGACGGGTGGTGTGCTCCACAATGAGCGTCCGGCGATAAGACACACCTCGCCGTTCATGCTTCTCGAGGCGCTAGATCTGGTCTTCGGTAGACTGCAGAAGAGCGGTGTGGACCTGGGCCGCATTGGGGCGGTGAAGATCGATGCCATGCAGCATTGTACGGTGTATGCCGATGTGTTTCTTGAGGAACGGATGGCGTGTCTGGACGCCGGGCAGAACCTGATGCCCCAGCTTGGGCCGAGCATTACCAGGAGAACATCACCCATTTGGGAAGACCGGTCTCCCGTCAAAGAAGCGGAGTACCTGGCGAAGGAACTGGAGAAGCGTAGCTCCATACTGGCACTCACTGGAAACCAGGCGGAGCTGCGTTTCCCCGCAGCCCAGGTCCTGAAGTGGGCCAGCGAGTCCCCGGAGGAGAATGCCCGCACTGCCCACATATTCCTGTTGAGTGCCTTCTTGAGTTCCATCATGACCGGGAAGGTGGCCCCGGTGGATACCGGTGATGGCTGGGGCACCAACCTCAACACTCTGGATATCTGTCAGCCAGGCTGGAGTGATGCAGTGCTCAAGGTGGCAGATGAATACCTGGGAAACCCGAGTTCCGGCCTATCCTTGCGAGGCAGGCTGGGTGAAATGGTGCCCTACGATACGATGCTGGGGCCGATCGCCCCGTATTTCGTCCGGAGGTATGGGGTCAGTCCCAGCGCTGTGGTGCTCGCGGGGACTGGGGACAACCCGGCCACGCTGCTCGGGTGCGGGGGGCAGGCGGTGGTGTCTCTGGGTAGCAGCTACACCGTCAACGGCCAAATGAGAGAGATCGCCCCTTCTGCGAGCGGGCAATGCAACGTTTTCGGCTACACACCGGGCAACGCCATGGCTTTGACGGTCTTCACCAACGGGGCCAAGGTGCACGAGTTCTTCCTGGACAGATACGTTCCCGAAGGGACAACGGGCACTGAGGCTGATGACAGATGGGAAGCCTATGTCTCTGCGGCCGGGGAGGCCATCCTCCGAGAGGATGAGCCTCTTATGCTGCCCTATCTCAGGGATGAGTCGGTGCCTCTGAGGCCAGCCGGCATACTCCGTGATGGTTTCGATGATCGGGACGCGCGGGTGAACATTCGTTCCCTGCATGTCTCTCAGGTGCTCTCCTTGAAGTTCCACTCCGGCCATCTGAGCCGGACGGACGCGCTCTGTCTGGCAGGGGGTGCCAGCAGAAACC
This window harbors:
- a CDS encoding SDR family oxidoreductase, encoding MSLFNLFDVTGRKALVTGAGRGIGRVLALTLAEAGCDVAILVRNMKEAESVVKEIQRLGRKGIAVQADVRRKEQVDRAFAETAEQLGRLDICVNNAGISIQKPAEEMPEEDWNNILDTNMKGVFLCCQAAARIMIPRRQGSIINIASLSGSAVNVPQRQAVYNTSKAGVVMLTKSLAVEWAQYGIRVNSISPGYIKTEMTLSAMKHLFPTWESLTPMGRLGEPEELRGAVLYLASDASSYMTGHDLVIDGGYTAR
- a CDS encoding FGGY-family carbohydrate kinase, which codes for MAANRAGEGTLYALGLDFSTQSVKALVLDVRGARVVHTDSFDYDTAFPDYGTTGGVLHNERPAIRHTSPFMLLEALDLVFGRLQKSGVDLGRIGAVKIDAMQHCTVYADVFLEERMACLDAGQNLMPQLGPSITRRTSPIWEDRSPVKEAEYLAKELEKRSSILALTGNQAELRFPAAQVLKWASESPEENARTAHIFLLSAFLSSIMTGKVAPVDTGDGWGTNLNTLDICQPGWSDAVLKVADEYLGNPSSGLSLRGRLGEMVPYDTMLGPIAPYFVRRYGVSPSAVVLAGTGDNPATLLGCGGQAVVSLGSSYTVNGQMREIAPSASGQCNVFGYTPGNAMALTVFTNGAKVHEFFLDRYVPEGTTGTEADDRWEAYVSAAGEAILREDEPLMLPYLRDESVPLRPAGILRDGFDDRDARVNIRSLHVSQVLSLKFHSGHLSRTDALCLAGGASRNRFLRQLIADVFDSNTYNIRHAAFAAALGCAISGARAVLNISYEEAASRFVQIDKASSANPLEVNRHPVRTLLRRYEALEEITDTR